The following coding sequences lie in one Corynebacterium anserum genomic window:
- a CDS encoding restriction endonuclease, whose product MSPEQFRRSLSVTQKPPSRWGGTQCVGARCMGRHRVRGEDGELVKRSSNPQTVLPSEGFEKSIIHLLPRQGLQLQHTGGSGDEDVDAIGTAPLSPVLSSRVAVQIERSSRGQTHWQRDLGLYQRNAPNRP is encoded by the coding sequence ATGTCGCCTGAGCAGTTCCGGCGGTCATTATCTGTGACACAAAAGCCGCCCAGCCGATGGGGTGGCACCCAGTGCGTGGGTGCCCGGTGTATGGGGAGGCACCGCGTGCGGGGCGAGGATGGCGAGCTGGTGAAGAGATCCTCAAATCCTCAAACGGTGCTTCCTTCAGAAGGGTTTGAGAAATCTATCATCCACCTATTGCCCCGCCAGGGACTTCAGCTCCAACACACTGGTGGGTCTGGTGATGAGGATGTTGATGCAATCGGCACTGCTCCGTTAAGTCCTGTGCTGTCTTCTCGTGTAGCAGTGCAGATTGAGCGTTCGTCCAGAGGACAAACCCATTGGCAGAGAGACCTTGGTCTGTACCAGCGTAATGCCCCTAATCGCCCATAA
- a CDS encoding pseudouridine synthase — MNPLPIREGLNPTRAQVPLDWPEPFLARDFLWHLISTQRHRHPEDDERAVEERFAHGHVRLDNGQVLSANDVLSPGTFVNFYRTPAPEREVPGELRLLHSDDTLLVIDKPPFLSTLPRGQHIRQTALVKARVQFNIPDLSPCHRLDRLTRGVLMMTVRPEARGAYQSMFDQRLPRKTYEAITPLADKTVFSPIPRLCDWQTWAPPSVDRPWQLSHHMVKVRGRLSTYLDESVPLDKMNACTLVTGVRQESRSGRDVLVWTLQPKTGRTHQLRVVMRSLGLPILNDPLYEDMSDHALLTPEGEPPRPAFVDAEDFSRPMGLIAKRLEFTDPLTGDERKFTSLF, encoded by the coding sequence ATGAATCCGTTGCCAATACGCGAAGGGTTGAATCCCACGCGCGCTCAGGTTCCCCTTGACTGGCCTGAGCCCTTCCTGGCTCGGGACTTTCTCTGGCACCTCATCTCCACGCAACGTCATCGCCATCCCGAGGATGACGAACGCGCCGTGGAGGAGCGTTTCGCTCACGGACACGTGCGTCTGGACAACGGACAAGTGCTCTCTGCCAATGATGTCCTCTCGCCGGGAACCTTCGTCAACTTCTATCGCACGCCGGCTCCGGAGAGGGAGGTACCGGGTGAACTTCGTCTCCTTCATTCCGACGACACACTTTTAGTCATAGATAAGCCCCCTTTTCTTTCTACGCTTCCGCGGGGGCAGCATATTCGGCAAACAGCCTTGGTTAAGGCTCGAGTTCAGTTCAATATCCCTGATTTATCTCCCTGCCATCGGCTTGACCGCCTTACCCGTGGAGTGCTGATGATGACCGTAAGACCTGAGGCGCGAGGAGCATATCAATCAATGTTTGACCAGCGTCTTCCCAGGAAAACTTATGAGGCCATCACTCCTCTGGCCGATAAGACCGTATTTTCACCTATCCCCCGACTTTGTGACTGGCAGACGTGGGCTCCCCCGAGCGTAGACCGTCCGTGGCAACTGAGCCATCATATGGTCAAGGTTCGCGGACGGCTCTCTACCTATTTAGATGAGTCTGTTCCGTTGGACAAGATGAATGCTTGCACTTTGGTCACCGGTGTACGCCAAGAGTCACGCTCTGGGCGCGACGTGCTGGTATGGACACTCCAACCGAAAACCGGCCGCACGCATCAGCTACGGGTCGTGATGCGGTCTTTAGGACTGCCCATACTTAACGATCCGTTGTATGAAGATATGTCCGATCACGCGCTTTTGACTCCTGAAGGTGAGCCCCCTCGTCCTGCTTTTGTGGATGCAGAAGATTTTTCTCGCCCCATGGGTCTTATCGCTAAACGTCTGGAGTTCACCGATCCGCTCACCGGTGATGAACGCAAGTTTACCTCGCTGTTTTAG
- a CDS encoding galactan 5-O-arabinofuranosyltransferase, which produces MNASPTSTTHAQNAAAKERKPRAAHKGITRHHGLSTSYLVDTLSLPQFFLRLVIAGASAAVLTVICWLVIKRLPLLPYPMSFLTRTMTTVVIVFVVAALGVALWFWLYTPRSKPLSRWLRLTVQFVAYMAPAMLVVATLAIPLAKTALFLDGISIDQGFRTEYLTRMADHLSYDDMAYADVPSFYPGLWFFTGGLFAKVTGLAGWGAFQPWALITLAVTGSMLVPVWQRLCGSLAVASAVAMATTAIVIHMEPEEPYAAIVAMGMPAAFIMARRALDGGKAAMAGSVVYLGLSANLYTLFTATSALTVVVMAFLVAGGTKSLKPIIRLTVIGFSSLLIAAIGWGPYLLALLTRPHGDTDKAQHFLPVEGTEIPFPFLENPAMFVLGAICIIWMISRFRDPSVHSQIVGLGVCYAWVFISMLAPLAGTTLLGFRLSLPIGVIMGTCGILALAELRLFGFEKFYPDGFIKNHGKTTTAVLAIIAAATCIHFTTSTPVELREEIDRAYQDTDGNGNRADNYPADSGMYFPLVARVIEEHTGKRPSDTVVLTDEMNLLSYYPYRAFQAMTAHYANPLGEFDRRNEVIESWTHIKDPRELLQAMDKSEQENGWKSPDVMIFRGKLDLKPGTEDDELPEVTGPGNNTFSYIMTKDIHPRYPNVEFRAVHFSAQAFSEGWTLKQVGPLVVAMRDR; this is translated from the coding sequence ATGAACGCCAGCCCGACGTCTACTACGCATGCCCAAAACGCAGCAGCAAAGGAAAGAAAGCCACGCGCTGCTCACAAAGGGATAACTCGTCATCACGGCTTAAGCACCTCCTATCTGGTAGATACCCTGAGCCTTCCGCAATTCTTCTTGCGCCTTGTTATCGCCGGCGCTAGCGCGGCGGTTCTCACGGTGATCTGTTGGCTGGTGATCAAGCGGCTACCACTGCTGCCCTACCCGATGAGCTTCCTTACTCGCACAATGACCACGGTCGTCATCGTGTTCGTCGTCGCAGCCTTGGGCGTAGCGCTCTGGTTCTGGCTCTACACCCCAAGAAGCAAGCCTTTATCCCGATGGTTACGGCTCACCGTGCAGTTTGTCGCCTACATGGCACCAGCCATGCTGGTTGTCGCAACGTTAGCCATACCACTAGCAAAAACAGCCTTGTTCCTCGACGGCATAAGTATCGATCAAGGCTTCCGCACGGAATATCTCACCCGTATGGCGGATCATCTGAGCTATGACGACATGGCCTATGCTGATGTCCCTAGCTTTTATCCTGGGCTGTGGTTCTTCACAGGAGGCCTGTTTGCAAAGGTAACCGGCCTGGCAGGCTGGGGAGCTTTCCAACCCTGGGCTCTCATCACTCTGGCCGTCACCGGTTCCATGCTCGTGCCGGTTTGGCAACGCCTATGCGGATCCCTAGCTGTCGCTAGTGCTGTGGCGATGGCCACCACCGCGATCGTGATCCATATGGAACCGGAGGAGCCCTACGCCGCCATCGTGGCGATGGGTATGCCTGCTGCATTCATCATGGCTCGCCGTGCGCTCGACGGCGGAAAAGCAGCGATGGCAGGCAGCGTCGTCTATCTCGGCCTCTCGGCGAATCTCTACACGCTATTCACCGCAACCTCTGCCTTAACCGTTGTGGTGATGGCTTTTCTCGTTGCTGGCGGGACTAAGTCTCTCAAGCCGATAATTCGCCTAACCGTCATTGGGTTCAGCTCCCTGCTCATCGCGGCAATCGGATGGGGTCCCTATCTCCTAGCGCTGCTGACTCGCCCTCACGGCGATACCGACAAAGCTCAACATTTTCTTCCCGTCGAAGGCACCGAGATTCCCTTCCCCTTCCTGGAAAATCCGGCGATGTTTGTGCTTGGCGCCATCTGCATCATCTGGATGATCTCACGCTTCCGCGACCCTAGCGTGCATTCTCAAATTGTGGGTCTTGGCGTGTGTTACGCCTGGGTGTTTATTTCAATGCTGGCTCCATTAGCCGGCACTACCTTGCTGGGTTTCCGTCTTAGCTTGCCAATCGGGGTCATCATGGGAACCTGTGGCATTCTGGCCCTAGCGGAGCTACGGCTATTTGGTTTCGAAAAGTTCTATCCCGACGGCTTCATCAAGAATCACGGCAAAACTACGACAGCCGTTCTGGCTATCATCGCAGCAGCCACCTGCATCCACTTCACCACCAGTACGCCGGTGGAACTGCGCGAAGAAATTGACCGGGCTTATCAAGACACGGACGGCAATGGCAACCGTGCCGATAACTACCCGGCGGACTCCGGAATGTACTTTCCGCTGGTGGCGCGCGTCATTGAAGAGCACACCGGTAAACGCCCTTCGGATACGGTCGTTCTCACCGATGAGATGAATCTGCTGTCTTACTACCCCTACCGCGCCTTCCAGGCGATGACCGCACACTATGCCAACCCTCTGGGAGAATTCGATCGACGCAACGAAGTCATCGAGTCCTGGACCCACATCAAAGACCCACGGGAGCTGCTGCAGGCTATGGACAAGTCTGAGCAGGAAAATGGTTGGAAGAGCCCCGACGTAATGATTTTCCGGGGCAAGCTGGACCTGAAACCCGGAACAGAAGACGATGAACTACCTGAGGTGACAGGACCCGGCAACAATACGTTCAGTTACATCATGACTAAGGACATCCACCCTCGATATCCCAATGTTGAATTTCGCGCTGTGCACTTCTCGGCACAAGCCTTCTCTGAAGGATGGACCCTGAAACAGGTAGGTCCGCTGGTGGTTGCAATGCGTGATCGCTAG
- a CDS encoding universal stress protein, whose amino-acid sequence MTAPVKDIVVAVDGSEASDTAVQWAANTALKRNQPLKLVTAYSMPQFMYADGMVPPQELYDELEGEAGDKLENARRIVKEFDESIVVTAEVKESSPIDYLLELSETAEMLVMGSRGLGGLSGLVMGSVSAAVVSHADCPVVVVRKDNHVTEANKYGPVVVGVDGSSVSRQAMEVAFQEAQARGAVLRAVHAWSDAQFHSSYIGVIEAQSQMEALIAEQEKLLNEELVPFIEKYPDVKIEEIVERERPIHSLKEAAEDAQLMVLGSHGRGGFKGMLLGSTSRALLQYSPCPMMVVRPQGK is encoded by the coding sequence ATGACCGCCCCAGTAAAGGACATTGTTGTAGCCGTTGACGGCTCTGAAGCATCTGATACCGCCGTACAATGGGCTGCCAACACAGCTCTCAAGCGTAACCAGCCATTGAAACTGGTCACCGCCTATAGCATGCCGCAGTTCATGTACGCCGATGGCATGGTTCCGCCACAGGAACTGTATGACGAACTTGAGGGTGAAGCCGGAGACAAACTGGAAAACGCTCGCCGCATCGTCAAGGAATTCGACGAATCCATCGTCGTGACTGCCGAGGTCAAGGAATCCTCACCGATCGATTACCTATTGGAGCTTTCTGAAACAGCTGAGATGCTTGTCATGGGCTCCCGTGGTCTGGGTGGTCTGTCTGGCCTGGTTATGGGATCCGTTTCTGCAGCTGTAGTGTCCCACGCCGACTGCCCAGTTGTAGTTGTTCGCAAAGATAATCACGTGACCGAGGCCAATAAGTATGGTCCAGTGGTCGTGGGCGTGGATGGGTCTTCCGTTTCTCGCCAAGCGATGGAGGTTGCATTCCAGGAAGCTCAGGCTCGTGGGGCTGTGTTGCGTGCTGTGCATGCTTGGTCCGACGCGCAATTCCACTCGTCGTATATTGGTGTGATCGAGGCTCAGTCCCAGATGGAAGCATTGATTGCTGAGCAGGAGAAGCTTCTGAATGAAGAGCTCGTTCCGTTCATTGAGAAGTACCCGGATGTCAAAATTGAGGAAATTGTTGAGAGGGAGCGCCCTATCCATTCCCTTAAGGAAGCAGCAGAAGATGCACAGCTGATGGTTCTGGGTTCTCACGGACGCGGGGGTTTCAAGGGAATGCTATTGGGATCTACGTCCCGGGCATTGCTGCAGTACTCCCCATGCCCAATGATGGTGGTACGCCCGCAGGGTAAGTAG
- a CDS encoding MFS transporter: protein MSCENTAPLAPITANGVDLRTHPIMRWLLLVTVGMGVFLITLDNTVLYTALPTLVAELRATNSQMLWIMNAYPVVVSGLLLGTGTLGDKIGHRTMLSLGLAIFGVGSIAAAFAPDAAVLILARGVLAIGAACMMPSTLALIRLTFQQPRELALAISLWAMLAVLASALGPLIGGILLEWFWWGSVFVLNLPFVLAALCAIPFVAPRTSLDRSKHWDFYSSFLACLALMGTVLFIKELVHSPQNWRLIGGAVVVSVLGWFLFTRRQSQLPEPLISLDIFRNPVFVAGTIGASFAMFGMVGLQFIITQKAQLVDGLTPLESGLLVTISAAGSALTSLIAGAKLHIIGARLLVAGGMLVAVAGTVAVMFGAAFHWWWAIIVGLFVVGAGLGGVTAVASMLIVSNAPPHRAGMASSVEEVSYEMGSLIAVAVLGSLLSFIYSVTLHLPSGAPARAHDSLQDALMAMTEEKMKPEVASALVDSATASYEYAFVACTALVAAVLFLGFLLTNTRLKGYKLPEEESSKTAR, encoded by the coding sequence ATGAGTTGTGAAAACACCGCACCTTTAGCTCCGATCACGGCAAACGGTGTAGATCTGCGTACCCATCCCATCATGCGGTGGTTACTTCTTGTTACTGTTGGAATGGGCGTTTTTCTCATTACGTTAGATAACACCGTCCTGTACACAGCTTTGCCAACACTTGTAGCGGAGCTTCGCGCTACCAACTCCCAAATGCTGTGGATTATGAACGCCTATCCCGTGGTAGTTTCCGGTCTTCTATTGGGTACGGGAACTCTTGGCGATAAAATCGGCCACCGAACAATGTTATCCCTCGGACTGGCAATTTTCGGCGTCGGGTCGATTGCAGCGGCGTTCGCACCAGACGCCGCTGTGCTTATTTTAGCCCGCGGCGTGTTAGCTATCGGAGCTGCGTGTATGATGCCCTCCACGCTGGCGCTGATCCGTCTGACCTTCCAACAGCCCCGCGAACTAGCCCTAGCTATTAGTCTGTGGGCAATGCTCGCAGTCCTAGCCAGCGCTTTAGGTCCACTCATCGGCGGTATTTTGTTGGAGTGGTTTTGGTGGGGTTCCGTTTTTGTCTTAAACCTTCCTTTCGTTCTTGCTGCCTTATGCGCTATCCCTTTTGTGGCCCCACGTACTAGTTTGGATAGATCCAAACACTGGGATTTTTATTCGTCTTTTTTGGCGTGTCTTGCCTTAATGGGAACCGTGTTGTTTATCAAGGAGCTGGTTCATTCCCCGCAGAACTGGAGACTTATTGGAGGCGCGGTCGTCGTATCTGTTTTGGGTTGGTTCCTCTTTACGCGACGCCAATCTCAACTTCCTGAACCCCTTATTAGTCTCGATATTTTTCGTAATCCCGTGTTTGTTGCAGGAACCATTGGCGCATCGTTTGCGATGTTTGGCATGGTTGGTTTGCAATTCATCATCACGCAGAAGGCTCAACTAGTGGATGGATTGACACCTTTAGAGTCCGGCCTATTAGTGACAATATCTGCCGCTGGTTCCGCGCTGACTTCACTGATCGCTGGGGCGAAGCTTCATATTATTGGCGCCCGTCTGTTAGTGGCTGGTGGGATGCTTGTAGCCGTAGCAGGAACAGTAGCAGTTATGTTCGGCGCTGCGTTCCACTGGTGGTGGGCAATTATCGTCGGGTTATTCGTCGTAGGAGCGGGTCTTGGTGGCGTAACTGCGGTGGCCTCGATGCTCATTGTGAGTAATGCTCCGCCCCACAGGGCAGGTATGGCATCGTCGGTGGAAGAGGTCTCCTACGAAATGGGCTCTCTCATTGCCGTTGCCGTATTGGGTTCCCTCCTCAGCTTCATATATTCCGTTACTCTGCATTTGCCTTCGGGTGCTCCGGCCCGTGCACATGACAGCCTGCAAGACGCGCTAATGGCAATGACCGAGGAAAAGATGAAACCCGAAGTCGCCAGTGCACTCGTTGACAGCGCCACGGCTTCTTATGAGTATGCGTTTGTGGCATGCACAGCATTAGTGGCAGCGGTTCTTTTCTTAGGATTCCTACTGACCAATACGCGCCTCAAAGGATACAAACTGCCTGAAGAAGAATCATCTAAAACAGCGAGGTAA
- a CDS encoding histone-like nucleoid-structuring protein Lsr2 translates to MARREVTQYFDDLDNSLLADGDVNIIDFSIGGVDYTMELGPENKRKFDDAIAPFIAVARRATKRASGRKSTASSGNAARNKRIREWAHENNIAVSERGRISADVVEQFNKATNSRA, encoded by the coding sequence ATGGCACGCCGTGAAGTCACCCAGTATTTCGACGATCTTGACAATTCTCTGCTGGCCGATGGAGACGTAAACATCATCGATTTTTCCATCGGTGGCGTGGACTACACCATGGAATTAGGCCCAGAAAATAAGCGCAAATTTGACGATGCTATAGCTCCATTCATCGCTGTAGCACGTCGCGCTACAAAGAGAGCATCCGGACGTAAGTCCACCGCCTCGTCCGGCAATGCTGCCCGCAACAAGCGCATTCGCGAGTGGGCACATGAAAACAACATCGCTGTCTCCGAGCGAGGTCGCATTTCTGCCGACGTGGTCGAGCAATTCAACAAGGCAACTAATTCCCGCGCATAA
- a CDS encoding NYN domain-containing protein translates to MLERTLIFVDTSYLLASFYNSWDTGARAQLEIDLPEVVNVLGRMANDQLKQPVHRQYWYDGIPESGPHRYQRSLRSEPGVQLRSGQLIEWGERRTQKAVDTRLVADMVIASVKGNVSDIILVSGDADMLPGVEEAVNAGVRVHLYGFGWDSMSSALRFACDTTTILDPREDFRDTMRLQILEGPLAPNRTTSADVERPLGDAEQPEEPGLSPVPSPSSNAAAESTTPTDTPTADDPSAAPRPNDAPPKTPISEATTPSAAPNPTATPSTAGNNTSSPTPADLAKNTIPGPISPDSPEASIPAEAKETPQATQAAGATKEGCEMKNEASEEENPAPARPNPGMMARHRRLRSRYVPLPNEVWASSGEQNPFDIGQQYAVWWYDNGATEEQRDNAHLLTGGGLPPEIDRPLLQFACDTLHEYTLTESQRVGLRDGFHAGIRGIMIRPR, encoded by the coding sequence ATGCTTGAACGCACACTTATCTTCGTCGATACCTCCTACCTTCTAGCTAGCTTCTACAACTCCTGGGATACCGGCGCCCGCGCCCAATTAGAAATTGACTTACCGGAAGTAGTCAATGTCCTTGGACGCATGGCAAACGACCAGCTCAAACAACCAGTACACCGACAATACTGGTACGACGGTATTCCCGAATCCGGACCACACCGTTACCAGCGATCTCTCCGCAGTGAACCCGGAGTACAGCTACGTTCCGGGCAGTTAATCGAATGGGGGGAACGCCGGACTCAAAAGGCCGTGGATACACGCCTCGTTGCCGACATGGTCATTGCCTCCGTCAAAGGCAATGTCAGCGATATCATCCTGGTCTCCGGCGACGCCGACATGCTTCCCGGTGTCGAAGAAGCTGTAAACGCCGGTGTCCGCGTCCACCTCTACGGCTTCGGCTGGGATTCCATGTCCTCTGCCCTACGCTTCGCCTGTGACACCACCACCATCCTTGATCCCCGCGAAGATTTCCGCGACACCATGCGCTTGCAGATCCTCGAAGGACCACTCGCCCCAAACCGAACCACGAGCGCGGATGTAGAACGCCCACTAGGCGATGCCGAACAACCCGAGGAACCCGGCCTTTCCCCCGTTCCGAGTCCCTCCAGCAACGCAGCAGCAGAATCCACCACGCCCACAGACACCCCTACAGCCGACGACCCCTCCGCGGCACCCCGCCCGAACGACGCCCCGCCCAAGACTCCAATCTCCGAGGCCACCACACCCTCCGCAGCACCGAACCCCACTGCTACACCATCCACCGCAGGAAATAACACGTCAAGCCCGACCCCAGCGGACCTTGCAAAGAACACCATTCCCGGCCCAATAAGTCCGGACAGTCCTGAAGCTTCCATTCCAGCAGAAGCGAAGGAAACCCCTCAGGCCACGCAAGCTGCCGGCGCTACAAAGGAGGGCTGCGAAATGAAAAATGAGGCGTCGGAGGAAGAAAACCCAGCCCCAGCGCGCCCCAATCCGGGCATGATGGCTCGCCATCGCAGACTCCGCAGCCGCTATGTTCCACTTCCAAACGAGGTATGGGCGAGCTCTGGAGAACAAAACCCATTCGACATCGGACAACAATATGCCGTCTGGTGGTACGACAACGGTGCGACCGAAGAGCAAAGGGACAATGCCCATCTGCTTACCGGCGGTGGGCTTCCACCCGAAATCGACCGTCCGCTTCTCCAATTCGCCTGCGACACCCTGCACGAATACACGCTCACCGAAAGCCAACGTGTCGGGTTGCGTGACGGCTTCCACGCAGGAATCCGGGGAATCATGATACGCCCACGCTAA
- a CDS encoding GntR family transcriptional regulator, which yields MDEATAPLFQQVADLVADAIVDGSLPEGERAPSTNELAAFHHISPATARKGLTLLTNQGILVKRRGVGMFVEKGAREQIISMRRRNFVQNYVVPLVDEAAKLGVKRRYLSTLIHDVAESRGLYE from the coding sequence ATGGATGAAGCCACTGCTCCACTTTTTCAGCAAGTTGCTGATCTTGTCGCCGATGCAATAGTCGACGGTTCCTTACCCGAGGGTGAACGAGCCCCCTCAACTAATGAGCTCGCGGCCTTCCATCACATCAGCCCCGCCACTGCGCGGAAAGGCCTGACGTTGCTCACTAACCAAGGAATACTTGTGAAACGTCGAGGGGTGGGGATGTTTGTAGAAAAGGGGGCAAGAGAACAGATTATCTCTATGCGACGCCGCAACTTCGTACAAAACTACGTAGTGCCCTTGGTTGACGAGGCTGCGAAACTTGGTGTGAAAAGACGGTATCTCAGCACACTTATCCACGACGTCGCTGAAAGTCGGGGGCTTTACGAATAA
- the yidC gene encoding membrane protein insertase YidC, producing MIVLEYPVAFILTTWHWLLTTFFGMEATFAWLCSIPLLVATIRACLLPLIYRQYRSSRLLAHIRLDMRGLRAQYSDKKDQESQRQLRAKRREMQASVGYRVSDGCFPPLIQIPVIMGLYRLLLHIARPQEGLDAVHHGRGLLTGHDVSQFLHTTFSGIPLPAYVAMPPQRLDYLNVTSDEVFRVALPLIFVASVCTTANYIYSLRRSLRTIDYSVKASRILMRIMWCLAPIILLFPWFFGIFGPAPLAILIYWVCNNLWTAIQAVTVNALE from the coding sequence ATGATTGTCCTGGAGTATCCGGTTGCCTTCATCCTCACAACGTGGCACTGGTTACTGACTACCTTCTTCGGAATGGAGGCTACCTTTGCCTGGCTCTGCTCCATTCCCCTCTTAGTAGCAACGATCCGTGCATGCCTACTACCACTGATTTACCGTCAATATCGTTCGTCGCGACTGTTAGCTCATATCAGACTGGACATGCGGGGATTACGTGCACAGTATTCGGACAAGAAAGATCAAGAAAGCCAGAGACAGCTCCGCGCCAAACGTCGTGAGATGCAAGCCTCTGTGGGATATCGAGTCAGCGACGGTTGCTTCCCTCCGCTCATTCAAATCCCGGTGATTATGGGTCTTTATCGCCTGCTCCTTCATATTGCACGTCCACAGGAAGGCCTCGATGCGGTTCATCATGGTCGCGGTTTACTCACCGGCCATGATGTATCGCAGTTTCTCCACACGACATTTTCCGGTATACCTCTACCTGCCTATGTCGCTATGCCACCTCAACGGCTGGATTATTTGAACGTCACATCGGATGAGGTATTCCGAGTGGCTTTACCGTTAATCTTCGTCGCCTCCGTCTGCACTACGGCCAACTACATCTACTCACTCCGACGCAGCCTCCGCACCATTGACTATTCTGTCAAAGCTTCGCGTATCCTCATGAGAATCATGTGGTGTCTAGCCCCCATCATTCTGCTTTTCCCCTGGTTTTTTGGAATCTTCGGCCCCGCGCCTCTGGCAATCCTCATCTATTGGGTCTGCAATAATCTTTGGACTGCTATCCAAGCCGTCACTGTGAACGCTCTTGAATAA
- a CDS encoding alkaline phosphatase D family protein, translated as MTKSISRRRALQTGVIATASFATASAFTSSVSADTPSHTAPDDHVVFQHSVASGDPYAHSVILWTRVTSHPGDYAGRNKGVDTHLRWEVAQDDSFTSIISSGEVLVTSDTDMTAKVEATGLQPYTGYSYRFIVQSGPYKGQISPIGHARTAPASGQHVKELRFALFSCANWEAGYFSAYQDMADRGDIDYALHVGDYIYEYKRGEYTGKSGAVRDHLPAHEIVTLQDYRERYAQYRTDPNLQAAHEACPWIVTWDDHEFANDVYSGGAEGHDPQTEGPWITRRNAAMRAYLEWQPIRATQVSAGGHIYRNLNFGPLAELNMLDLRTYRNKQVEFSAIRKVDDESRTMLGSEQFSWLARKLTSSHATWNLIGNSVMITPVLIPPLDPETSLAVTQLLGLPEEGMPYNVDQWDGYAAERRRLLHMLQDKGVDNAIFLTGDIHSSWANDVPVEPGKYPSKRPAAVEIVCTSITSSNIDDIVKLPEDNPLSLTAEGAFTGLNRYIKYLDFDSHGYTVVQVTPEYVHADYLLLTPDGKLQPNQPLTRKMSARTYRGKGISQHGDAINPHFHSAR; from the coding sequence ATGACCAAGAGCATCTCCCGCCGCCGAGCTCTCCAAACTGGTGTGATAGCAACCGCTAGCTTCGCCACCGCGTCCGCCTTCACCTCTTCCGTTTCGGCAGACACCCCTTCCCACACTGCCCCGGATGACCACGTTGTCTTCCAACATTCCGTAGCGTCCGGCGACCCCTACGCACACAGCGTTATCTTATGGACTCGCGTCACATCCCATCCAGGTGACTATGCTGGCCGCAATAAGGGCGTCGACACACACCTGCGGTGGGAAGTCGCACAAGATGATTCCTTCACGTCCATCATCAGCTCCGGCGAGGTGCTCGTGACGTCGGATACAGATATGACAGCCAAGGTAGAGGCCACTGGTCTGCAGCCGTACACCGGTTACTCCTATCGTTTTATCGTCCAATCTGGCCCCTACAAAGGTCAGATTTCACCGATTGGCCATGCCCGTACCGCTCCCGCCAGTGGTCAACACGTCAAAGAACTACGCTTTGCGCTCTTTAGCTGCGCCAATTGGGAGGCTGGGTACTTTAGCGCTTATCAAGATATGGCTGATCGCGGGGACATAGACTACGCCCTGCATGTCGGCGATTACATCTACGAATACAAACGAGGCGAATATACCGGTAAATCCGGGGCAGTCCGCGACCACTTGCCTGCCCATGAGATTGTCACCCTGCAGGATTATCGCGAACGTTACGCTCAATACCGAACAGACCCCAACCTCCAAGCCGCCCACGAGGCATGCCCGTGGATTGTGACATGGGACGACCACGAGTTCGCCAATGATGTCTACAGCGGCGGCGCAGAAGGGCATGATCCACAAACAGAAGGGCCATGGATCACGCGCCGTAATGCGGCGATGCGCGCCTATTTGGAATGGCAGCCAATTCGCGCCACTCAGGTTTCAGCTGGTGGGCACATCTATCGCAACTTGAATTTTGGCCCACTCGCTGAGCTCAACATGCTGGATTTACGCACTTACCGCAACAAGCAGGTGGAATTCTCCGCGATAAGAAAGGTCGACGATGAATCTCGCACCATGCTTGGATCTGAACAATTTAGTTGGTTAGCCCGCAAACTCACATCATCTCACGCCACATGGAACCTCATTGGCAACTCGGTGATGATTACTCCCGTGCTGATCCCGCCCCTGGATCCAGAGACGTCCTTAGCTGTCACCCAGTTACTTGGCCTGCCTGAAGAAGGTATGCCTTACAACGTGGATCAATGGGACGGATACGCCGCCGAGCGGCGCAGACTTCTGCATATGCTCCAGGACAAAGGCGTGGATAATGCGATATTTCTCACCGGCGATATTCACTCGTCGTGGGCTAATGACGTACCCGTAGAGCCAGGAAAATACCCCTCCAAGAGACCGGCCGCCGTGGAAATCGTGTGCACATCTATCACTAGTTCCAATATTGATGACATTGTGAAACTGCCTGAAGATAACCCTCTGTCGCTTACCGCCGAAGGAGCTTTTACTGGTCTGAATCGCTATATCAAATACTTGGATTTCGATTCTCACGGATATACGGTTGTTCAGGTTACTCCTGAGTATGTCCATGCGGATTATCTACTTCTCACTCCGGACGGTAAATTACAGCCAAACCAACCTCTTACTCGGAAAATGTCTGCGCGCACGTACCGAGGTAAGGGAATCTCCCAGCATGGGGACGCTATTAATCCTCATTTTCATTCTGCACGCTAA